One Gopherus evgoodei ecotype Sinaloan lineage chromosome 1, rGopEvg1_v1.p, whole genome shotgun sequence genomic window, caACCTTATAAATTACATCACATGCTAAATAAATATGATATAGTTTTCCTGTATGTTTTTATGTTAACTTGCAGGTATTTTCAAACACACTCTCTCCATTTCCAAAGCTCTTCTTTCTGACTTGGTTTCTGAGAAAGAGCGCCCTCTTGTATTGGGACATTTCAATGCAGCCTCCAGTGTTGGTTTCATCCTGGGTCCTGTGGTTGGTGGCTACTTCACAGAGCTAGAGAGTGGTTTTTACCTAACATCTTTCATCTGTTCTTTTATCTTCATTCTGAATGCTGGTAAGTTGTATGAAGTATTTTTGCGCTTCAGGCTTTTTCAAGCGATATGTGTTCATGCTATTTGTACAGTAATATGACTGTAATCCCCTTCTATTCTGTGCATTCAGACTGCTCTTTGAATGTATACTTCTTCTGACTTTGAAAATAGTTCAAGACAGCCTCccctctttatttcttttttacatCCAGATACAGTAGATGAAGTGTTGTTTTTGTCTAGAGCTGGAGAATGGGAGTTGGAAtcctgggttcagttctcagATCTGCTGtatgagcaaatcacttaacctttctCGCTCTCTTATTGTAGAGTCCCATTAAATATGTAGAAACCAATAGTAACTACATGGGTTATGTTGTACTTAATTTTTATAAACTGTTTTGTGATTATTTTAAGATGAAATGTTGCCAACAAagtgcaaaatattttcatttatgtcTTTGATTTCTACAGTTAGAGACATCATTAAAACATAACAGTAACTTGCGTGTTTGAGCATGCGGTAAAGAGTGTAACTGTCTACAATTAACCAATTGTAATGCATTACTTCTACAGGCCTGGTCTGGATGTTACCATGGAGTGAGGAACACACAGATAGTAATGAAAACAAACAGACCACCAGTAACAGCAAAGTGACAGCAAAGGCAAACTATGACCTGCAGGTTCAATCACTATCTAATGGAGCAATGAAATATGATACTCCCCTCCAGTCCCTGTGGATTCCAGTTGTGTCGGTGCTGAAGAGGATTAAAAGCATTGCATGCTCTGATCTGTGGGATATATTTTTAGTACGGTTACTAATGTCTGTAGCTGTAATGCTGTATTATAGCAATTTTGTTCTGGCAATTGAAGAGAGATTTGGGGTGAAACCTAAGCTCACAGGGTACCTCATAAGCTATAGTAGCACCCTTGGAGCACTTGCTGGTTTTTTACTTGGACCAATAACAAGACTCTATCAACATAACACTTATGCACTTTTATTACATTCCACTGTTTTCACTTGTGTATTGATAATGCTATATTCCACAGCATTCAGCATATGGACAGTCATTTTATCGTCAACATTTTTAGCGTTTTCAACCACTGTAGGACGCACTTGCATCACTGACCTTGAGTTGACCCTGGGTGGGAATCAGGCCAGTGGCACGCTGCTAGGAGTTGGCCAGTCTGTGACATCTGTGGGACGCATAATTGCCCCTCTTCTCTCAGGAATTGCACAGGAGTTCAGTCCCTGTGGCCCTCCAAGTCTTGGTGTAGGGCTGGCACTGGTGGCTATTCTGATAATGCTCATGAACACACCACGATATTGCAGTGGTAGAAATGCTAAATTAAAAAGTGAATAGCAGCTTATTTGGGACAGGCTGATGCATCGTCaataaaatgcaaagtaattcaaaTAATTGGGGATACGTTATACTAAAGAATGGTGAGCACTAAAGAAACCAGTATTGCAGCAGCAGGCTGTTTTCTAAAAGGAATGGTACAAGTTCAAGGGGAGGCCAGCCTGACTGAGCCCTCAGATTCATACAGACTTGTCTGCTGCAGGATCATACGTCAAGACAGGAATTCTCAGAGCTGTAGTTCAGAGAGAAATTCTCTTTCGAAGGTGCAGGTATCATTTAAAACCTTTGTAAAATGAGCATTGTTTTTTCTTTGTGCTAATAAGGTTGAAATCCCTTCAAGAAAAATGTTTCTGACTCTGAATATATAAATGGCTGATGGATAATCCAGTTTGCAACCGCACATTGAAGCATGATGGTAAAACCGATAAGCTCTTTGACTGAGAGAGACGGACAaatgaattttttatttaaagaagtaAAATTTGTTATGTGCACTTGCCAATATGAGAAATTAAGGCTGACCTGGATAAACCATTGGCCTCCTGTGACAATGgcttgttgataaattggaggttCCATATATAACTTGTGATGCATGCTCTGCCTAGAAGTTTTCCCATGCAGCATAATTAACCATTCCCAACTGGCTGGCTGACATTCTGCTTTCACTCCTCTGTTCCAGCATTTCTGGTAAACAGAGCTGTGTATGCTCTAGCACATGGGtttcttttatatataatatataaggTATTTTAAGAGAAAATGCCATCATGTAGAATAAGGGTGATTGAAGATGAGACGATGTAAATTACAGTGGAATTTGCACTAGTGGTACCTGGActattataataaatataatagatGGAGATAtacctcatagaactggaagggaccctgaaaggtcattgagtccagcctcctgccttcactagcagaaccaagtactgattttgccccaggtccctaagtggctccctcaagtaTTCcacccacaaccctgggtttagtaggccaatgctcaaaccactgagcaatccctccccccattatTGAACACCTCCATTTGGCAACCTTCTGTCATAAGTGAGTATTTTAAGGAACTCCGAGAACTTCCTGTACAGTTTTGTTCCatcttcattttaagaataaCCGCTCCTTCCTGTTCTTTAAATGGTTGTTTAAGACATTTTGGAAAATCTAGTGATGTTTTAAAGTGTTTGTTCCATGTAGGATTAATCCATTATTTTTCATCTCTGAAGACATACATTTAAATCCCAATTTAGGTAACCAGGGAAAATGTGTTTTTTGGCAGCTTAGTCTTCATTCTTCTGCATCCATTTTAGCAAGCCAAAGCTAATGAAGGTTGATGCAGGTAAAGATTGAAATGCATTGACAGACTTATGGGGATGGTTTCCATAGCATTGACCCATACTATACCAAGTTCAAGTCAGTGTTACTAGTCTATCACTTTTCTGAGCATTACATTTTAtccactagtttaaaaaaaagtttgttcttGTATTGCCTTTTATCTGAAAGTTTCATAGCACTTCCCGATTAATTATTTGATGTAGTATACAAAGCCGCTCTgcagattttttaaattgaatttagcATGTATGATGTGCACATGCAACACAGATGGTgttttgtaattttgtttttaaatcaactttTCCTTCCTTCTTACAGAATGCCTGTTCTTGTTTGAAATCGCTGGAAAAATCCCAGTAAGAGCACAATGGGAGCACATATTTTAATTACTTGACATTTTATAGGTAGACACAAAGAGACTAGTCTATATATGTGCTTGTTTTCGGGGGATACCCTTGATTTCTGTATGAGAGTTAAGCTTCATGCAGAAAATGGAATCTTCTCATTTTTAATATACTGTAgatttcatcattttttttttttgtgacctGGGATTAAGTTTTGCTATATGACTTAGGtgcttaggagcccaagtcctattgactttctaTTGagtcttaggcacctaagtcacttttgaaatttttatccCTGGTGACCATTTAAGCAAGAGCCTCAAAACGTCCCCACTAATTCATTTGCCCTTTTCCCCTCCACTCAGGAAAGAAACATCATTCCCCAGAACAGGGATCtttatcatagaagattagggctggaagagacctcaggaggtcatctagtccaaccccttgctcaaagcaggaccaactccaactaaatcatcccagccagggctttatcaagccggaccttaaaaacctctaagaatgagattccaccatctccctaggtaacccattccagtgcttcaccacccacctagagaaattttttttctaatatccaacctagacctcccccactgcaacttgagaccattgctccttgttctgtcatttgccaccactgagaacagcctcttTGGAAaaccctttcaggtagttgaaggctgctatcaaatcccccctcactcttctcttctgcagactaaataagcccagttctctcagcttctgctCATTAGTCATGTGccacagccccctaatcatttttgttgccctccactggattctctccaatttctccgcatcctttctgtagttggaggcccaaaactggatgcagtattcaagatgtggcctcaccagtgccaaatagaggggaataatcacttcccttgatctggcAATGCATCTACCAAtgtagcccagtatgctgttagccttcttggcaaaaggGCAAACTTTGCTTTGCTGCTGCCACTTGGAATGAAGTAGAAATAAAACATAGTGGACTGGTATTTGGATTTAATAACTTTGGTCTTCTTACTCAACAACCAACAGATAGAAAGTCATTCTAACTTGTGACACTGATAACaaaaggagggtggggggcttTCTTAGACCAAATGCATGATGAAATTAGCTTACACTAGATTTAACAATTGTCTTCGTACCACTCTTAGGGGTGATAGGACTCAACACTTCACTTTTTATGTTTATGCACAAGCTGAAACActttttgctttccacaaccaaattttattttattattttttattattattttgctttaaTATATGAATGATTTTTAGTTTGGAAGatatattgtatttttcttattGTCTAAATCTGTATTATGGAAAATTAATATTTGGAGTGAGAAGCCTGTAAAAGATGTGGTCTCAGGGACATACTGTAGCTGATCCTACTGGACAAAGTGGCTTTTATTTatagcaaaaagtgattttgaaGTATTTTAGAAAAGATTACTCTCTATAGTGTTAGTTACAAAAAATGCActaaaattgtttcttttaaaatgcaataaagTGAAATGACATTCCATTTTATTAATGTTTCAGTAATTGTCTTCTGTTAACTTTATATATTGTTCCTTGTAATGCATTTCAGAAGACAGGTGGCCAAGTCAATGGAGTTGGATGGGATGCACATCCAATGCAGTATATTTAGTTTCCATTACTGCCTTCTCTCAATTCTTTAGTCTTCCTCTGCCTGATTGACTTCTTGGGTCAAGTTGACCTCTTGCTTCCTGATCAGCTAGGCACTCATTCAGGAAAACATCTCTATCCAGGACatcatttaagcatgtgcttaacttgaaaCGCATATGTAAATCCCACTGCCTTCTGCATGTCCTTAAAGTTTAACATTtgattaaatgctttcctgagttGGGCCTAAGAGCAGAAGGAATTGGGGAATGGGCCTCGGAAGTCAGTTCAGTTGCATATGGTAGCAGAAGGGAGTGCGAGAGGGTTCTCCATTCCTTAGGAACTGCTGGTAATACCTTCTTGTTCTTTTATTCCTGTAATGCCCAGATATGAATGTACTGTCTCCAACTCTGTTGCTAGCTTCCCCTGCCAGTCCAGCTCTCCTCTGTTTTCTGGCTCCAATCTATGCACTTTCCTGACCAGACCTCCTTACAGAACAGGATGCTATTACTAGGGCAggtatcggcaacctttggcccgcggcCCATCAGGCACTTACCCTAGCGGGccacgggccaaaggttgccgatccctgtactaGGGTCTGCTCCTACCGTTTGCTCCCAATTTCCATGCTGTTCCTGGCAGTCCCTACATCTGTAAGATTTGGATTCCCCTCTGCGGAAGGTAGTTGCTGCTAAATGCTATCTTTGGAGATGCCAGTTTTCACTTAATGGCAAATGGGATTTGTTCTCTACTTCACCCAGGAAGGCAGGACCATCAGTGGATACAAGAGAAACAAAGACAGAAAAGGGAAAGAGTTGGAATCCAAGTTCTGAGACAGGGTGGCTACAGCCACCATTTCCAGTGCCTAGGAAAATAAGTTTGGCATCTTGCCATTCTCGCTATTGCCATCCCCATGAGTTACACCTCACTACTTTTCTTCTGccttgagtctttttttttttttttggggggggggggggttagtttTGCAATTCACCTCTTGAAGTTTCCTAACTGTCTGTCACTAATGATCCCACAATATTTTTTCACAAGAACAAGTGTGTCCATTTCATCATCCTGGCCAAACTTCAGTTTAACTGTCTCCCTAAATTTCTCCCTTCTCTTCTGTGACAGAAATTATTCTGTCACTGCAGACTTGTTTTTCTTGAAGGGAATGAAAACCATGTCTATAGTCAATACATCATTTCCGCCAATAGATGGTGCTAGATGATAGTCATACATTTATTTGGCTTCTAATTTCCCAACATCCACAAACTTTCTTTGACATTGGATAACAAAAGACAAAATCTACATTGCAGGCTGTAGCTGAAGGTGCTGATTAGAAAGTCTTAAAGATAATGTTCCAATTTACTTTGTAGAGGAAAAAGGTAGTAGGAGACATACTTCAAAATATAATGAGTCTGTAAGTGTATGGTGTGCATTTACTTACTGCTTTTCATTCATATATctcaaaatgcatttaaaaataagcattatCCTGTTTTATAAATGAAGTAATTGAAGTACAAAGAGGTTAAGACCCAAGTTTCCGAAAATGGCCCCTAATTTTAGGTGCCTCTGTTTTTGGGTGTGCAATTGAAACATTTGGGGCTGCCTTTCAATCACACTGAGTACCTACTACTCCAGTGTAGGTCAGTGAAAGATGCAAGTTCTCAGGAGTTGTGAGAAATcagaagccacttttgaaaatttgtctctaagtgacttgctcagttACAAGTCGCTTGTTTAGTCCTTATCAGCAAAGGAAAGAGAGTGAGTAAACCAAACTAACCTTCTATATGCAtaattttactgtgttttttaaagttacaatTCAAACTTaattcaacccccccccccaagtcatAACATAATCTCATTATGGGAGAAATTTGGACCTGGATTCAAGTGTGAAAATTCCAGCACAGGCTCATTTCTAATTCAGATATGGTGAGAGTATATGCTGATAATTCtaataaatgcaataaaaaaaagttgctgttgaaagatgaattcaaaattatttatataaattaaCATTGTAGCATCACCTCCCTCCATTATAAGCGAAAGAGAAGAAGATAGTCATGCACAGGTGACTGATTCCCACAGTAACTAAATGgccattttttttgcaaaaatcaaCATCATCTTGACATGGGCCTTTGAGTGAGCCTTTAAAAAGATCATGTTTCCATCTGCACATGATTTAGAATTTGCATTTGACAGATACAAGAATTCCACATAACCTGAACAGTATTACAGTAactgcaacaacaaaaaaccccaccaatcctcaaacataaataaaactaaaatggCTCTAACCTGAAATGAGAAAGACATGAGTGTcttagtagtagtaatagtagtatttatttattttattcattgtaGTGTCTAGTGGCTCTAAATGAgattgaggccccattgtgcaacATGCAGTACAAACAAAAATAGGAGATTGTCCCTGTCCCACCGAGCTTACAATCTAGATAAAGACAAAACAGATGAAGGAATAATATCTGAGGGGATATAGAGACCAAATGAGCCACCCAAATTCACAAGCAAAACTCAGAACTGGACCCACATTTCCTGAATCTGACTCCATGTCTCACCATGACACCATCCACCCTCAGCCTGTGACTAGTGTTATAACAATTCTGCTACATTTCCACAGCAGCCACAAACAGACACAGGAGCCAGTTCTTCAAACAAATTCTTTTGATGTGCCTGCAACTTCTCCTCTGAGAGCCCAATCCTGATAGGTGCTGAGTGCTATCTACTCACATTGACATGAATGAAAGTTGAGAGCAATCATCATAGCACTGAAGGTGCTCGGCACCTTTCACTGGTTATATGCTGAGGTAAAAATGCAGGTAGTATGAATCAGGACAACTCAGGAGTTAGTGTCCTTCACCTGATTTTACAGCCCATTTTCCATTAACTGAATGTGTTTCAGAATCTGCTTCTGCAGCTAGGTCCTCCTTTTCTGACCCTGTTCCAGCCTTCCCAACTCCTAACCACATCCTACTATACTGGCCATTCTAACAATAATCTGCAGTGATAAATGTATTTGTCTTGCAAGGTCTATGGGACAGGGGCATAGTGCAATTTTAAGTGCTATTCACATTAAAAATCTGATCTAGACAAGCAAAATTAAATCATAAATAAAATCTTAAATGTACtagaatatttttaaaggttCTCTTCATTGTAAgagtttttaaaacattcttaGTTGGATAAATAAATATCAAACTTGGGTTATTTGGTTCCAGAGCTAATAGTGTGATAAAAGGCACATTTTCCCCTTAGTGGTTAAAAGAACATGTCACAGCATTGCTAAAAGTTATTCATAAAAGATGTTTTCTTTTGTGTCTTGGGTTTAGTATTTGTTGTAGTATTTCATCCAGTTAATTAATGATATGGGCATGCAACCCAAAGGATCCAGACCAAGTTTTTAAAATAGATCCTATTGTCCAGTCAGATGGTTTAGAATGCTAATTTAAATCTGTAGTTTATCATTGATAGTTCTATTTCAGCTGTTTTCAGTATGGCTGATTCTGAGATTTATTTTTATGCCTTTCAGCTTCTGATGCCCACCTGACTATTCGTGGTGGTGGCTTTGGTCTTATTGATCTAACATCTTCAGTCACATTTTCTTCACTCACTGTTCCAAATCTTGGTCTCGATAGCAGTGGTTGCCTGAACCCTCTGGATGCTTGAGCTTCATTGTCCATTTCTCTGCGATCTACCCTTCCCTCATGGTCTCCATTAACTTCATTCCTCCACTCCATTCTAAATTgctgcagtggctgctgctggctctggtcTTGCAAAATTTTTTGTGCTCTGGGTTTTAAATTGAGCACTGTGGTAGGAAGCTCCAATTCAGAGTCACTGCTGTCAGCACCTCCAACtgttaatttaaaacaatattaaaatgttAGTTGAAGAATATCATTGCCAATACAGTGCTGTAAAACAAAATAACTGAGCCATGCACAGTATCAACCACAAGAAATAAAAATGCTTATCTGTATTTTGCAATCCACAGCCATTTTGCCAGAAATTTGCATAGATAGAATTTTGCACATATGCTCAGTTGGCTGaatgttttcaaaagcatttgtGACATTTCCTTATACATTTCCAGTTGTTCTAGACAGCAGTCTATCTGCTCCCTTCCACTTACATGAGGGAAAGAGAATGCAGATATGTGGATGGGGCTCCTGGGGCACTTGGGGTCacaggtgtcataaccttagtcccagatttggaccttagcgtccaaaatatggg contains:
- the MFSD9 gene encoding major facilitator superfamily domain-containing protein 9 isoform X1, with product MVVPLLSLHIKSLGASPTVAGVVGSSYGLLQLFSSTFVGCWSDVVGRQYSLLACILFSALGYLLLGMSTSVCLFAIARIPVGIFKHTLSISKALLSDLVSEKERPLVLGHFNAASSVGFILGPVVGGYFTELESGFYLTSFICSFIFILNAGLVWMLPWSEEHTDSNENKQTTSNSKVTAKANYDLQVQSLSNGAMKYDTPLQSLWIPVVSVLKRIKSIACSDLWDIFLVRLLMSVAVMLYYSNFVLAIEERFGVKPKLTGYLISYSSTLGALAGFLLGPITRLYQHNTYALLLHSTVFTCVLIMLYSTAFSIWTVILSSTFLAFSTTVGRTCITDLELTLGGNQASGTLLGVGQSVTSVGRIIAPLLSGIAQEFSPCGPPSLGVGLALVAILIMLMNTPRYCSGRNAKLKSE
- the MFSD9 gene encoding major facilitator superfamily domain-containing protein 9 isoform X2, which codes for MVVPLLSLHIKSLGASPTVAGVVGSSYGLLQLFSSTFVGCWSDVVGRQYSLLACILFSALGYLLLGMSTSVCLFAIARIPVALLSDLVSEKERPLVLGHFNAASSVGFILGPVVGGYFTELESGFYLTSFICSFIFILNAGLVWMLPWSEEHTDSNENKQTTSNSKVTAKANYDLQVQSLSNGAMKYDTPLQSLWIPVVSVLKRIKSIACSDLWDIFLVRLLMSVAVMLYYSNFVLAIEERFGVKPKLTGYLISYSSTLGALAGFLLGPITRLYQHNTYALLLHSTVFTCVLIMLYSTAFSIWTVILSSTFLAFSTTVGRTCITDLELTLGGNQASGTLLGVGQSVTSVGRIIAPLLSGIAQEFSPCGPPSLGVGLALVAILIMLMNTPRYCSGRNAKLKSE